A stretch of DNA from Cryptococcus neoformans var. neoformans JEC21 chromosome 13 sequence:
ACCGATAGGTCCCAGGCCCCAGATACCGACGATATCGCCTTTTTGGACACCGGTATCAACAACGGCGTGATAGGAAGTAGGAAGAACATCAGAAAGATCTATTGTTCAAACTTCTGTTAGCATTCTCCCACATGAAAAAAACATGCACCCGTCTCACCCCCCACAGACCTTCCACCTCTCGCTCTCATCCTCGGCTCATCGTTGCTCGTTACTGAAGGAAGACTCACATAGAGCTTGCTCATctgaaaaaatgaaaagTAAGTTAGCCTTTATTCATGTCTGGGATAGAATTTCAAGACGAATAAACGTACCTGGTACTTCTGCCGGCACCTTTAAGCAATTGACTTCGCCGAAAGGAACTCGCACATATTCTGACTGTCCACCAGGCCAGCCGCCGGCTAACGCACGCAGTAATTATCAGACGGATGTCCCATTTCCAAATAATAGGAAAGGAGCGTACTGAGATGACTGTAACCAAAGAAAGCAGAATCCCTCTGACCCCACAGGTTAACCACCACAGACGAGTCATTGGTTTTATCGCAAAAGGATGAAAGCTTTTGTTGGCAGTATCGACAAGTACCGCAAGCGATCTGAAAAGACACCACTACACGGTCTCCAATTTTTAGATGGTTAACAGACGGCCCGACTCGATCGATGATACCCCTGTACGTCCGATTATGGTCAGTTCTTGCTCCCATCACGCTTTTAGTCCTTGGATAAGATAAAGTACCCACATAAACTCATGTCCCAAAATGTCTCCCTTCTGCATGCCCAACATCTCTGAATGGTAGAGATGGAGGTCTGATCCACAGATAGTAGTACCCGTGACCTTGACAATAACGTCCGTGTCCTGGGTAATATCAGGAATAGGAGCATCCACCATCCTTACGTCCTCCTTGCCGAACCATGCCAGGGCACGCATGGTTGATCCATCTTGACGGTGTTTGTAAGGAGACTTAGTAGAGGTAGGTTCTGTGCCCATGTAGTCTTGGACGAGACTGACGGCTGCTTGCATTgtgttgttgctgtttaGGGTTGTTGAGTTTAGTGGCGAGTGTGAAGGTCGTTCGAAGTGATTCCGGATATTTCTACCTTTGCTGTGTTCTAGAAATATACATGTGTTGGAGCGAGCGTACACATTGCACCAAGTATATGACGACGATGCCACTCGACAGGCAGAGCGGCATCGTTTTCGTAGCAAGTTGTTGGTTCCATGTGCTTCTGTGATGATATCATGGGTCGCTCTGCTGCAGATGTTGTTGCTGGTCTTATCGTGATGACGTCGTGGAAATCGGTCTCCGCGGAAAGTAGACCAAAAATAAGCTTCTGGAAGCAGCAGGGATTGTTTTGGTGGGAATAAAGTGGCAAGCTAGGATGGGACAGGTTAGGCAGAGAGTACTCGTAGAGAGGAGCTGAGCATTGCACGCTGAGCGATGGACAGACAGCACGATGTACAGAGAGGCATTCGGTCTCCATGTAACTGTACCATAAAACTAACAGGCACCATCATTCTATTTGCCGGCGGATCGCGGCGTCAAAGGAGCCGGAATCGGCACAACACTGGCAAGCGGAAGCAGATCTATGAAACGGCGGAGGGTGGAGGCAAGTGGAGGAGGCCTTTGTTCATCGGCGGAATATATCATCAAGCCCCCCTGGCTCCCCTCATTCTTGCACAACGTCCACTACTCTCAAACGGCACGCCATGGTACAGCTCGAAAAACTCTCTTCTAACAAGGCTGCCGGGAGCTTCCTCACAAAGTATAAATTCCCTTCCGCCTCCCTCGCCCTTCCCACTCAGTTCAACGTCTTCGTCCCTTCCTCCGCTTCCCCTGATTCCCCAGCCCCTGTCCTCTTTTACCTCGCAGGTCTCACCTGTACTGAAGACACTGGTGCTCAGAAGGGAGGATTCTTTAACACTGCAGGCAAAGAGGGGATCGCCCTCGTCTTCCCCGATACTAGCCCTAGGGGTGCGGGAGTAGAAggcgaggacgatgatTGGCAGTTGGGTACTGGTGCAGGATTCTACATCAATGCCGAGACGGACAAATGGAGGAAGCATTATAACATGTATGATTTGATTGTAAAGGAATTGCCAGAGGTGTTGAAGGAGGCGAACTTGGGTCTTGTAAGTGTGATATGCTGGGGTGATGGTCGTTACTGACTGATGTGTCACAGGACTTTTCCAAATGGTCTATAATGGGACACTCCATGGGTGGTATGTCGCTTTGGGATATTAAGCCAAGCTTTGACTAACAAATGACTAGGGCACGGTGCTCTGTCCATCTACCTTAAGAACCCAGGCCTTTTCAAGTCTGCCTCTGCCTTTGCTCCCATCTGGTACGTccttttttccctcttcactCACCCCACTCCCTTCTCACCTACTCGAACATGTAGCAACCCCGCCGCCGTTCCATGGGGTATCAACGCATTCAGTAATtatctctcctcctcttcttcctggcTTGCCCACGACTCTTCCGCGCTTCTTCCACAGTTTGCGGATGAACCCAAGATCTTGGTGGATGTCGGTACGGATGACCAGTTCCTCAAGCAAGGCCAGCTACAGCCGCAGACGTTGGAAAAGGccgggaagaagggtgtgGAGGTAAGGATGCAAGATGGATATGATCATTCTTATTATTTTGTAAGTTGTTTCTGGGAATGCGACCCGCCTACGTTAGGATAGGAGCTGATTGGGATGTTAGATTTCGACTTTTGGCCCTGAGCACGTTGCTTTCCACGCCAAGTACCTCAAGGCTTAATTGAGGAGCAAATATTAATGATACAGGTAAATTATTAACTCGTCTCGATTATAAACAAAAAGTATGAATTTTGTCCTCTATGTCTACTCCGCTATCTTCAAAACAGTATCTACCTCTACATGAACGGGACGCAGCAGTCTCAGACAAACACAACCAGCTCACTGACGTTTGTCTTCCCCTCCAGCAACCTATTCAGAATAACCTTGAACAACTTCTCCACATCCATCCgcatccttctttttccaccACCGCTCCTTCCGCCCAGTCCCCTCGAGAAGGCTTCAAGCTACTGATGGGCATATGCGAATACTTCAGTCTGCAGTATCGTTACAGACATGGAGTCGTCAATTCGATTTCCATCGCGAAGCATCCACTACAAAGCCGAATAAGGTGCTATTTGCGGGGGATAGTCATGGAAGATATGTCATGTTCAGCTTCAAGTATCGTTTGTAGATGAGATGATTGCAAAGATAGGTTTGATGTTAGGTCATAGATGGGTCGTGCGTTGGTCATTCATATGATAGTCACATAGCAGGGTTTCATGCGATTTCCATGATGAAATGAATATCTCGTACTGATATAACTTTCTAATTTTTGCCTAGACGTATAGTCCAATGTTGCCCCAAATTCATATATCATTTGTTTGCTTTTGATTAACCCAAAATGACCTCGAACAGTTATATATTCCAACCACATACAAAAAAGTACAACAAATATTATTGATGATCTTTCTTGTACCACTAATGACCGTTACCGCTGTTAACCAACAGCTCCTCGAACTCTCCAACGCCGGGGATGTCCCAGCCATCTCCGTTCCTCTTTGGCTCGGCCCAGGCTCTAATCTTCTCCGCCAGGGTCTTGGGGCCGAAACCGAAGTGCTCGAACAGCACAGAGTAAGGAGCAGAGTGACCGAAGCCTGTCATGTGAGCGCCTGCGTGGGCGTATTTGGCCCAACCGAACGAAGCATAGGGCTCGATAGATACGACAAGAGACTTGGTAGAAGGGATGACGGATCGTCGGTACTCGAGCGGTTGTGCGTCGAATCGACCGGTGTGAGGCATCGATACGACCCTTACAGAATATTTGTCCTTCAACAGCTCGGCTGTATCAACCGCACGTGCAACCTCGGAACCAGTGGCGACGAGGGTGATATCGGGGATGCTGTTCTCGTCGCCGTAGACGACGTATCCACCGTATTGTACCTTGTTGCGGTCCGTACCTGAAAGAAGGGGTACTGGCTGTCGAGTGAGCGAAAGCAAACTGGGGTGA
This window harbors:
- a CDS encoding (R,R)-butanediol dehydrogenase, putative, whose amino-acid sequence is MQAAVSLVQDYMGTEPTSTKSPYKHRQDGSTMRALAWFGKEDVRMVDAPIPDITQDTDVIVKVTGTTICGSDLHLYHSEMLGMQKGDILGHEFMGIIDRVGPSVNHLKIGDRVVVSFQIACGTCRYCQQKLSSFCDKTNDSSVVVNLWGQRDSAFFGYSHLTGGWPGGQSEYVRVPFGEVNCLKVPAEVPDEQALYLSDVLPTSYHAVVDTGVQKGDIVGIWGLGPIGICCVKWALLKGASKVYAIDTNPTRLALARSLGPEVITVDFKADDVKKRIHDEVPQGLDVCIDATTFHEPKTFLHKVEKALMLETDVSETPNEMIWLVKKMGRVGLIGVYTAYTNHFNIGALMEKGVRFIGNGQAPVHLYWEEILHDYIMTGKFDVGFMISHRVDLEDFPQLYDKFDRRVAGVEKVFVQTKASAPPAKGFPALSKVDDWADKII
- a CDS encoding carboxylesterase, putative, encoding MVQLEKLSSNKAAGSFLTKYKFPSASLALPTQFNVFVPSSASPDSPAPVLFYLAGLTCTEDTGAQKGGFFNTAGKEGIALVFPDTSPRGAGVEGEDDDWQLGTGAGFYINAETDKWRKHYNMYDLIVKELPEVLKEANLGLDFSKWSIMGHSMGGHGALSIYLKNPGLFKSASAFAPICNPAAVPWGINAFSNYLSSSSSWLAHDSSALLPQFADEPKILVDVGTDDQFLKQGQLQPQTLEKAGKKGVEVRMQDGYDHSYYFISTFGPEHVAFHAKYLKA